The Longimicrobium sp. genome includes the window TGCGCTCGCTGAGCAAGCTGGAGCGCAGCCTCAAGATCAGCGGCGAGAGCGCGCGGCCGCGCGACCTGGAGCAGGACACGGTGGGGCGCCTGTCGCGCATCGACGCCATCCAGAACGCGGGGCTGACCGCCAACTTGGAAGAGCGCGAGCGCTCGCAGCTGCGCCAGGTGATGGAGGCGCTGCGCCGCATCGAGTCGGGCACCTACGGCGCCTGCAACGGCTGCGGCGCCGCCATCCCCTTCGAGCGGCTGATGGTGTTCCCCGAGACGCTGGCCTGCGCCTCCTGCGCCCGCGGGAGCTGACGCGCCTCCTCCCTCCCGTCTCCATCCCCCCTTCCTGGAGACCGATCGATGGGCTGGATTCCCGGACGTGGCATCCTGCTGCTGGCCGCCGCGCTCGCCTGCGCCGCGCCCGCGGCCGCGCAGCAGGACACGGCCGCGCACGCGCCATCGCACCCGCGCAGGAACCCGCGCGACCCGTACCGCGCCTGCCCCGGGCAGGACTCGGCCATGGCGCTCATCGCCAATCGCCCGCCGGTCCGCCGCCGGCCGCAGGGGATGAGCCCGGTGACGCGCGTCACGCGCGAGGTGGTGGCGGTCCGCGGCGGGGTGCCAGTTCCGGCCGCGGCCTCGGCGCACCGCCCTCGCGGCACGCGGCAGGACCTGCAGCTGCAGCTCCAGGTGGACGCCGGCGGCCGGGTGACGGACGTGCGGGTGGTGCAGAGCAGCGGCGAGCTCGAGGTGGACCAGAGCTTCATGGACGCGGCCCGCGCGCAGCGCTTCGACCCCGCCAGGGAGAGCTCCTTCCCCGTTCCCGGCTGCGCGATCCAGACGATCAACACCAGCGGCTGAGATTGGAGAGCAGGGCAGCGAGCGAGCGCGGCGCCTCCGCAACCGGGGGTGCCGCGCTGGTCGTTGGTGGCCGTTCGGGATCACGTGGCGGGACTGGCGGCGGTGGTGTGACGACGGGATGTGGCCGAAATGGAATTGGCGGGGTATCACTCCTCAGCGCACCGCTTCCCGGACATATTTCCCGCCTCCGCACCCTCTGCGTGGATGGGGCTCCGCAGGCGCAACCCGCGCTCCCCGCTGCAGGAGGTACCGATGGGCAAACGTGAGATCGAGCACCAGAAGCTGGCCCGGGTGGTGAAGGAGGTCGGCGCGGTGCTGCGGCGCCAGGCCCGCAAGCGGTGGGACACGGTACGCACGGCGGAGCGCGACGAGGGGAACCGGCACGTGTGGCGCTTCCAGCAGTCCGGCAGCGGCGACGCGCGGTTCATCCACGTCTCGCACGACGCCATCCGCCAGGGCGACGCGGCCACGCTGCTGGACCAGCTTCGCGCCGGACGGTGCTTCACCCGGCTGGACCGCGGACCGGAGACGGCGCTCCTGCTCTCCACCGGCGGGCGGCTGGAGGCGTACTCGGCGAGCTGACCGGCGCGGCGCATCCGAAGACGCTGTCCGATACGCGAAGGGACCGGCGATCTGCCGGTCCCCTTCTTTTTGATGTCACACGGAGGGAACGGAGGTAGCGGAGGGATGACGGCGCCGCACCGTCATCCCTCCGTTTCCTCCGTTCCCTCCGTGTGATTTCCTTCTTTTTGGGAGCGGAATCACCCCGAATCCGCGGTGGCGCGGGTGCGGTGGTAGTGGCGGCGGGCCTTGGCGCGGTTGCCGCAGTCGCTCATCACGCACCAGCGGCGGCTGTGGTTGCGGCTGGTGTCCACGTACAGCCACTGGCACTCCTCCCCCGCGCACTCCCCGATCCGCTCCAGATCGCCCCCCGTCAGCAGCTCCGCCGCGGCGCGCGCCACCGGCCACAGCACGCGGTCC containing:
- a CDS encoding TraR/DksA C4-type zinc finger protein, with protein sequence MATDTPLRAEQISLVRDELLRSLSKLERSLKISGESARPRDLEQDTVGRLSRIDAIQNAGLTANLEERERSQLRQVMEALRRIESGTYGACNGCGAAIPFERLMVFPETLACASCARGS
- a CDS encoding TonB family protein, translating into MGWIPGRGILLLAAALACAAPAAAQQDTAAHAPSHPRRNPRDPYRACPGQDSAMALIANRPPVRRRPQGMSPVTRVTREVVAVRGGVPVPAAASAHRPRGTRQDLQLQLQVDAGGRVTDVRVVQSSGELEVDQSFMDAARAQRFDPARESSFPVPGCAIQTINTSG